CTTCCAGGTCGGCGCGGGCACCTGCAGGGCGGAGAACGCGCCGACGTAGGGCGTCATGCCGAGCGCGTCGATCCCGAGGACGGGGACGGTGGCGACCATGCAGGCGGCCATCGCGCCCAGCACGGCGAGTGCGTGGCGCTCCCACACGCTGAAGCCGAGGACGTAGAGCGCGGCGAAGGCCGCGATCGCGGCGTAGGAGGCGACCTTCGCCGCGGCGGTGGCGTCGGACTGCCAGACGCCGAGGAGCGGGAAGAAGAGGAAGCCGAGCCAGACGACGGCCATCGCCCAGCCCCAGCGGGCCCACGGGCTCTCGGGTCCGTCCGGTCCCCGCGAGCCCGTGATCCCGGACTGACCGACGCTCACGCGCGCGCCCGGCTCCGGCGTACGCCCCAGATCGCCACCAGCGAGAAGATCACCGTCCACGCGAGCACGTTAGCGACCGGGAGCCACAGCGGGTCGTGGCCGCTGCCCATCGGCAGGTAGCCCTCGGTCAGCGGGTAGCGCGCGAGCGCGGCGTAGCCGTAGAGCGGGGTGAAGCGACCGAGGTCGAGCATGAAGCCGTCCATCGGCGTGAACACGTTGCCCAGGAAGGCCATCACCACGATCATCCCGGACGCGATGCCCGGCGCGTTGGTGCTCGTGAAGGCCAGGCAGATCGCCAGGCCGTAGATCGCGAACAGCACGGAGCCGACCCAGGTGAGCGCGGCGGCGAGGGTCCAGTCGGTCCAGTCGCCGCGTGCGCCGGTGGCCGCCCCGATCGCGAAGATGGCGGCGACCGGCACGGCCGCGACGACCATCGCGATGCCGGCCTTGGTGAGGACGAAGGCGAGCGGGCGCATCGGGGTGAGGCCGAGCTGGCGGCCCCAACCCATCACCTGCTCGGTAGCGGCGCTGCCCGCGACGCTCGCGGTCGCGGTGACCGCGCCGTAGGCGGCCATCGAGATCATCACGTACATCGCCACGTTGCCGCTGCCGACCGCCTCGTCGGTCCCGAGGCCGAAGACGAGGAACATGAAGGTCGGCAGGCCGACCACGAAGAACATCGCGAACCGGTCGCGCAGCTGGCGGCGCAGGTCGAGCCGGGCGTAGGTGAGCATCGAGGGGCGCGGGGCCGGCCGGCCGGTACGGTCCGCGGCGGGGCGGGTCGGGGCGAGCTGCTCGGTCATCGGGTGGCTCCGGTTCCTGCGAGGACGTCGCCGGCCGGCGCGTCGGTGGACGGGGTGGTGCCCACGGGGGCCTGGCTGGTGAGGGCGAGGAACGCGGCCTCGAGGCTCGCGGCCGAGACCTCGATGCCGGTGACTCCCAGTGGCTCGAGGGCCCGCTCGACCTGGGCGAGCCAGTCGGCGTCGATGCCGTCGGCGCCGACCACGGCGGCGGGCGGGCGGAAGGTGACGGTGCGCCCGCCGTAGGCGGCACGGACGTCGGCGGTCGGGGCGTCGTGGACGATCCGGCCACGGTCCATCAGGACGGTGCGCTCGGCGAACTCGTCGGCCTCGGCGAGGTAGTGGGTCGCGAAGACGATCGTGCGGCCCTGCGCGGCGTCCTCGCGCATCGCGGCCCAGAACTCCTGGCGGGCGGCGACGTCCATCCCGGTGGTGGGCTCGTCGAGGACGATGAGGTCGGGGTCGGGC
This genomic interval from Nocardioides palaemonis contains the following:
- a CDS encoding ABC transporter permease, whose product is MTEQLAPTRPAADRTGRPAPRPSMLTYARLDLRRQLRDRFAMFFVVGLPTFMFLVFGLGTDEAVGSGNVAMYVMISMAAYGAVTATASVAGSAATEQVMGWGRQLGLTPMRPLAFVLTKAGIAMVVAAVPVAAIFAIGAATGARGDWTDWTLAAALTWVGSVLFAIYGLAICLAFTSTNAPGIASGMIVVMAFLGNVFTPMDGFMLDLGRFTPLYGYAALARYPLTEGYLPMGSGHDPLWLPVANVLAWTVIFSLVAIWGVRRSRARA
- a CDS encoding ABC transporter ATP-binding protein, producing MTTPAIRATGLRKQFRQADGTPVLAVDDVDLTVHPGEIVAFLGPNGAGKTTTVDMLLGLTRPDAGSIEVYGLEPGAAVRAGRVSAVMQTGGLLPDFTVEETVRAIAALHGRTDRVATVLERARLGELAGRRVQACSGGEQQRLKFALALVPDPDLIVLDEPTTGMDVAARQEFWAAMREDAAQGRTIVFATHYLAEADEFAERTVLMDRGRIVHDAPTADVRAAYGGRTVTFRPPAAVVGADGIDADWLAQVERALEPLGVTGIEVSAASLEAAFLALTSQAPVGTTPSTDAPAGDVLAGTGATR